A single window of Chloracidobacterium thermophilum B DNA harbors:
- a CDS encoding tetratricopeptide repeat protein yields the protein MKTVKCVPMLLLAAGLLTAACGDAPRPVSSNAPAPAAGGYGAGTPAPTPPAGQPPASVPNAAPKYGDPVTDENFIKLLKPETLALVEKVRKCQKDYDAAPQNAALKRQLVAAKVEYGNALRDLGQAGPRIYYPAALRMYRQVLALDPDNKEALEKKKEIELIYQSMGRPIPD from the coding sequence ATGAAAACCGTGAAGTGTGTGCCAATGCTGTTGCTTGCGGCTGGGCTGCTGACTGCGGCCTGTGGCGATGCACCGCGCCCGGTATCCTCGAATGCACCGGCGCCAGCGGCAGGTGGTTATGGAGCTGGCACCCCGGCGCCGACGCCACCGGCCGGGCAGCCCCCAGCTTCGGTGCCGAATGCTGCGCCCAAGTATGGCGATCCGGTGACGGACGAAAACTTCATCAAGTTACTCAAACCGGAAACCCTGGCTCTGGTTGAAAAGGTTCGCAAGTGCCAGAAGGACTATGATGCAGCGCCACAGAACGCCGCCCTCAAGCGCCAGCTTGTCGCGGCTAAGGTCGAATATGGAAATGCCCTGCGCGATCTTGGACAAGCCGGGCCGCGCATTTACTATCCGGCGGCGCTGCGGATGTACCGGCAGGTGCTGGCTCTGGACCCCGACAACAAAGAGGCGCTGGAAAAGAAAAAAGAGATCGAACTCATCTACCAGAGTATGGGGCGGCCTATCCCGGACTAG
- a CDS encoding YraN family protein, producing MKTLLKRLGFSEATPSETSRQSLGQQGERLAAHFLTRCGMQIVAYNVRVPVGRTRTGARVYGELDIVAFDGPTLVFVEVKTRTTTDFTTPESAITPRKQARLARAARRYRTLIGPFDAPYRFDVVSIVAAPGAQPTIRLFRDFFRP from the coding sequence ATGAAGACGCTCCTGAAACGGCTGGGCTTTTCTGAAGCAACGCCTTCCGAAACGAGCCGTCAAAGCCTCGGTCAGCAGGGTGAACGCCTGGCGGCACACTTTTTGACCCGGTGCGGTATGCAGATCGTGGCTTACAACGTGCGAGTGCCGGTTGGACGAACCCGGACCGGTGCGCGCGTCTATGGCGAACTGGACATCGTGGCCTTCGATGGGCCAACGCTGGTGTTTGTCGAGGTCAAGACCCGGACAACAACCGACTTCACCACGCCGGAAAGCGCCATCACGCCCCGCAAGCAAGCCCGGCTGGCGCGTGCTGCCCGACGTTACCGCACCCTCATTGGCCCGTTTGACGCGCCATACCGCTTCGACGTGGTGAGCATTGTTGCTGCGCCGGGTGCACAACCGACCATCCGACTTTTCAGGGACTTTTTCCGGCCATGA
- a CDS encoding AAA family ATPase — protein sequence MRIHIPPRTLIALAGASGSGKTTFARRWFAPTEVLSSDVFRSLVADDERDQSATGDAFDALYFIAARRLARGKLTVVDATHAYPFTRMRLREFALAQGVEVVLIVFDLPLEICLAGNAARPHRQVPPEVVAQQHAALRQARPALGAEGFSSVITLETPEAVSSVVVVRQPLTVGEAAERNVTLGDAKGW from the coding sequence ATGCGCATTCACATCCCACCACGGACACTCATCGCGCTGGCCGGCGCGTCGGGTTCAGGAAAGACGACCTTTGCCCGGCGGTGGTTTGCGCCAACCGAGGTGCTTTCCTCGGATGTGTTCAGGTCGCTGGTGGCGGACGACGAACGGGATCAGTCGGCGACGGGAGATGCCTTCGACGCCTTGTATTTTATTGCTGCCCGCCGATTGGCGCGGGGGAAACTGACTGTCGTGGACGCCACCCATGCGTATCCGTTCACACGAATGCGGCTGCGGGAATTTGCCCTGGCCCAGGGCGTCGAAGTGGTGTTGATCGTCTTTGACCTGCCGCTTGAAATCTGCCTGGCCGGCAACGCGGCGCGTCCGCACCGCCAGGTGCCACCGGAAGTCGTGGCGCAACAGCACGCGGCGTTGCGCCAGGCGCGTCCAGCCCTGGGCGCGGAGGGTTTTTCCTCCGTCATCACCCTGGAAACCCCGGAGGCCGTGTCGTCTGTGGTGGTTGTCCGTCAACCACTCACTGTCGGGGAAGCCGCAGAGAGAAACGTTACACTGGGGGATGCCAAGGGCTGGTAG
- a CDS encoding HAD-IA family hydrolase, with translation MVEASRVQPTPRYRVRALLFDLDGTLVDSRRDLATALDLTLCDLGLPPLGVEVTTHLVGDGARRLIERGLAAAGAGPVLSDAFVSAALERFKTHYARHLLATTRAYPQVGPVLEYFAALPKAVVTNKPAGFSETILQGLGLRTHFVAVIGGDTLPERKPHPAPVQAGLAACGYINPAEAVMIGDSPNDIRAGRAAGTLTCGVTYGFRASSELTEADILIDDLTRLTGLLQPIAVGRRTLP, from the coding sequence TTGGTTGAAGCATCACGAGTCCAGCCGACACCCCGCTACCGGGTGCGCGCCCTGCTTTTCGATCTCGATGGCACCCTGGTGGACTCCCGCCGTGACTTGGCTACGGCACTCGATCTCACGCTGTGCGACCTGGGATTGCCGCCCCTTGGCGTCGAAGTGACGACGCACCTGGTTGGCGATGGAGCGCGCCGGCTCATCGAGCGCGGGCTAGCTGCCGCCGGTGCCGGGCCGGTGCTTTCGGACGCCTTTGTCAGCGCGGCCCTGGAACGCTTCAAAACACACTACGCCCGGCACCTGCTGGCGACGACCCGCGCCTACCCACAGGTCGGCCCGGTTCTCGAATACTTTGCGGCGTTGCCCAAGGCCGTGGTCACGAACAAGCCGGCCGGCTTCTCAGAAACGATCCTGCAGGGACTGGGGCTGCGGACGCATTTCGTAGCGGTCATCGGTGGCGATACGCTGCCGGAACGCAAGCCACATCCAGCGCCGGTTCAGGCCGGACTCGCGGCCTGTGGGTATATCAACCCGGCGGAAGCTGTCATGATTGGTGACAGCCCAAACGATATTCGTGCCGGACGCGCCGCCGGGACGCTTACCTGTGGTGTCACTTATGGCTTTCGTGCCTCGTCCGAACTGACTGAAGCCGATATACTCATTGACGACCTGACCCGCCTCACCGGGTTGTTGCAGCCGATTGCCGTCGGGAGGAGGACGTTACCATGA
- a CDS encoding Cof-type HAD-IIB family hydrolase → MTRYRLLAVDLDGTLLGPDSKLTPRTRRAMERAIQEYAVAVVIATGRRFHSARPIARDAGLTTPLVTHNGALVKDIETAAVHHYQPLDVTVARELLAIGKAFGADTIALDDPEGDGRILTDGVSERNTALRYYLEINRQYVHQVDDLRVFVQEPVTQVMFCGPCAAMQSLAQVLERDMATEARLLVTTYPHNDMTILDLMHPSCSKATGIAYVASQLGIAREEILAVGDNYNDLDMLRYAGRGILMGNAEPELKAMGFELTAPNTEDGVAQVIETYIFGQPTSLPSE, encoded by the coding sequence ATGACCCGTTACCGTCTGCTGGCCGTGGACCTGGACGGCACGCTGCTTGGCCCGGACAGCAAGCTGACCCCACGGACGCGCCGGGCCATGGAACGCGCCATTCAGGAATACGCAGTGGCTGTGGTCATTGCAACCGGGCGCCGCTTTCACTCGGCCCGCCCCATCGCCCGCGATGCCGGTCTCACCACGCCACTCGTGACACACAATGGCGCGCTCGTCAAAGACATCGAGACGGCAGCCGTTCACCACTACCAGCCGCTTGATGTGACCGTCGCGCGCGAACTCCTGGCGATCGGCAAAGCCTTTGGTGCTGACACCATTGCCTTGGATGACCCGGAAGGCGACGGGCGTATCCTGACCGATGGTGTTTCGGAGCGAAACACTGCGCTGCGCTACTACCTGGAAATCAACCGCCAGTATGTCCATCAGGTGGACGACCTGCGGGTGTTTGTGCAGGAACCCGTCACCCAGGTGATGTTTTGCGGTCCCTGTGCCGCAATGCAGTCCCTCGCGCAAGTGCTGGAACGCGACATGGCGACGGAAGCCCGGCTGTTGGTGACGACCTATCCGCACAACGACATGACAATTCTCGACCTTATGCATCCGTCCTGCTCAAAAGCCACCGGCATTGCCTATGTCGCTTCCCAGCTCGGCATTGCACGCGAAGAGATTCTTGCTGTCGGAGACAACTACAACGACCTCGACATGCTGCGCTATGCCGGGCGGGGGATTCTCATGGGCAATGCCGAACCGGAACTCAAAGCCATGGGATTTGAGCTGACGGCACCCAACACCGAAGACGGTGTGGCACAGGTCATCGAAACCTACATCTTCGGACAGCCCACGTCGCTGCCCAGTGAATGA
- a CDS encoding response regulator transcription factor — protein sequence MAHILVIDDEPDVRLATVMALKHGGHTTVEADGGLPAMRLLQQQGPFDLIVCDVMMPGMTGHEVCQLVRLNQATKNIPFIFLSAKRDTEERLEGIGFGADDYLGKPFALEELLIRVNSVLARHQALATGRATPDPLQQVTLAQCIDLVVRHKLSGKLNVLLKSDLGDKSPVSGAIFFEGGHAVHARLEDRLGEAAVREILASPLLMYSFEAYEVADQITMAMDITRLIKRHG from the coding sequence ATGGCACACATTCTTGTAATTGACGATGAGCCGGACGTGCGTTTGGCAACCGTGATGGCACTCAAGCACGGCGGACACACCACGGTTGAAGCCGATGGGGGGCTTCCTGCCATGCGCTTGTTGCAGCAGCAGGGGCCCTTTGACCTCATCGTGTGTGATGTGATGATGCCCGGAATGACCGGCCACGAAGTGTGCCAGCTCGTGCGTCTCAATCAGGCGACGAAAAACATTCCCTTCATTTTCCTGAGCGCCAAGCGGGACACCGAAGAGCGTCTGGAAGGCATTGGTTTCGGCGCCGATGATTATCTGGGCAAACCATTTGCGCTGGAAGAACTCCTGATTCGCGTCAACAGTGTCCTGGCCCGGCATCAGGCACTGGCTACCGGACGGGCAACGCCAGACCCGCTCCAGCAAGTTACCCTCGCCCAGTGTATCGATCTGGTGGTACGGCACAAACTGAGCGGCAAGTTGAACGTTCTGCTCAAAAGCGACCTGGGTGATAAGTCTCCCGTTTCGGGCGCCATTTTCTTCGAGGGAGGGCATGCCGTGCATGCCAGGCTCGAAGACCGTTTGGGCGAAGCTGCGGTACGGGAAATTCTGGCCTCGCCGCTTCTGATGTACTCATTTGAAGCGTATGAAGTGGCCGATCAGATTACGATGGCCATGGACATTACACGGCTGATCAAGCGACACGGGTAA
- a CDS encoding acyl-CoA mutase large subunit family protein, whose product MSAASTTTSPVHTEPDTLQAAQQRWEATTLARTLARMPESRSGFTTVSLRPIQRLYTPNDLPDFDYVRDLGFPGEFPYTRGIHATGYRGKLWTMRQFAGFGSPEDTNQRFRYLLEQGQTGLSVAFDLPTLMGYDADSPFSLGEVGKCGVSVSSLADMETLFAGIPLEKVTTSMTINAPASVIFAMFIVTAEKQGADLRKVSGTLQNDILKEYIAQKEWIYPPRPAMRLVTDSIAFCVEHMPKFNPVSISGYHIREAGATAAQELAFTLRDGIEYVQACIEAGLNVDDFAPRLSFFFNAHNDFFEEIAKYRAARRLWARIMRERFGAQQERSWMLRFHAQTAGCTLTAQQPYNNVVRVAIQALAAVLGGTQSLHTNSLDETLALPSEQAATIALRTQQIIAHETGVTNTIDPLGGSYFVEKLTNDLEAEALDYIRRIDALGGMVAAIEAGFPQKEIQEASYQYQKVVDSREKIIVGVNGYTQSETQEVPLLLIDERAEQAQRERLAALRAQRDNAAVKRALQALAEGARTNANTMPLIIEAVRTYATLGEICDCLRPVFGEYQEPAF is encoded by the coding sequence ATGAGCGCTGCTTCGACAACAACATCGCCTGTCCACACTGAGCCGGACACCCTGCAGGCTGCCCAGCAGCGTTGGGAAGCCACGACGTTGGCCAGGACGCTGGCCAGGATGCCGGAGAGCCGTTCGGGCTTCACAACGGTTTCACTGCGTCCGATTCAGCGGCTTTACACGCCCAATGACCTCCCGGATTTTGACTACGTCCGCGACCTTGGCTTTCCCGGAGAGTTTCCCTACACGCGGGGGATTCATGCCACCGGCTACCGGGGCAAGTTGTGGACGATGCGCCAGTTTGCCGGATTTGGCTCGCCGGAGGATACGAATCAACGGTTCCGGTATCTGCTGGAGCAGGGGCAAACCGGATTGTCAGTGGCGTTCGACCTGCCGACGTTGATGGGGTACGACGCCGACAGCCCCTTTTCGCTGGGCGAAGTCGGCAAGTGTGGGGTCTCGGTGTCCAGCCTGGCCGATATGGAAACCCTGTTTGCCGGGATTCCACTCGAAAAGGTGACGACCTCGATGACCATCAATGCCCCCGCCTCGGTCATCTTTGCCATGTTCATCGTCACGGCCGAGAAGCAGGGGGCGGATTTACGCAAGGTTTCCGGTACGCTCCAAAACGACATTCTCAAGGAATACATTGCCCAGAAAGAATGGATTTATCCACCCCGTCCGGCGATGCGGCTGGTGACGGACAGTATTGCCTTCTGCGTCGAGCACATGCCGAAGTTCAATCCCGTGTCCATTTCGGGCTATCACATTCGGGAAGCCGGCGCGACGGCCGCGCAGGAACTGGCCTTTACCCTGCGGGACGGCATTGAGTACGTCCAGGCTTGCATCGAAGCTGGTCTCAACGTGGATGACTTTGCCCCCCGGCTTTCGTTTTTCTTCAACGCCCACAACGATTTCTTTGAGGAAATTGCCAAGTACCGCGCAGCGCGGCGGCTCTGGGCGCGCATCATGCGTGAACGTTTCGGGGCGCAGCAGGAACGTTCCTGGATGCTCCGCTTCCACGCGCAGACGGCCGGCTGCACGCTGACGGCCCAGCAGCCGTACAACAACGTCGTGCGGGTGGCCATTCAGGCCTTGGCGGCCGTTCTGGGCGGCACGCAGTCGCTGCACACCAACTCGCTCGATGAAACCCTGGCGCTTCCCTCGGAGCAGGCGGCGACCATTGCCCTCCGTACGCAGCAGATCATTGCGCATGAAACCGGTGTCACCAATACCATTGACCCCCTCGGAGGGAGCTACTTCGTCGAAAAGCTGACCAACGACCTGGAAGCTGAAGCCCTCGATTACATCCGCCGGATTGACGCCCTGGGCGGTATGGTGGCGGCCATTGAGGCCGGTTTTCCCCAGAAGGAAATTCAGGAAGCGTCGTACCAGTACCAGAAAGTTGTGGACAGCCGTGAAAAAATCATCGTCGGGGTCAATGGCTACACCCAGTCAGAGACTCAGGAAGTGCCGCTGCTGTTGATTGATGAGCGCGCCGAGCAGGCCCAGCGCGAACGGCTGGCAGCGCTCCGGGCGCAACGTGACAACGCCGCGGTCAAACGTGCTCTGCAGGCGTTAGCCGAAGGGGCCCGCACCAATGCCAACACCATGCCGCTCATCATTGAAGCGGTGCGCACCTATGCCACCCTGGGTGAAATCTGCGACTGTCTGCGACCGGTCTTTGGTGAGTATCAGGAACCCGCATTTTAG